From the Desulfovibrio legallii genome, one window contains:
- a CDS encoding FmdB family zinc ribbon protein: MPIYEYQCPKCQHRFEEWVKLADAHGQEPCPKCGTPAPRIMSHTSFVLKGGGWYVSDYGYRKGIKEDGSSATAAASDSGSGASGGSAGSAPAASGSAAPAKAANAPAAAPAAPAASTTSKPAPAAS; encoded by the coding sequence ATGCCTATCTACGAATATCAGTGTCCCAAGTGTCAGCACCGTTTTGAAGAATGGGTCAAACTGGCGGACGCCCACGGGCAGGAGCCCTGCCCCAAGTGCGGCACGCCCGCGCCGCGCATCATGTCGCACACGTCCTTTGTGCTTAAAGGCGGCGGCTGGTATGTGAGCGACTACGGCTACCGTAAAGGCATCAAGGAAGACGGGTCTTCCGCCACGGCCGCCGCGTCCGATTCCGGTTCGGGCGCCTCCGGCGGCAGCGCCGGTTCCGCCCCCGCCGCTTCCGGATCTGCCGCGCCCGCCAAAGCGGCGAACGCCCCTGCGGCGGCCCCGGCGGCCCCCGCTGCGTCCACCACGTCCAAGCCCGCTCCCGCGGCCTCATGA